The genomic segment CCTGGGCCCCTGAGAGGGGCCCCGCCTGACCACGAGCGTGGTTGTTCGCGGCACCGTTCTCTGCTGGGACCACTTTGGGGCCAAACGGCTTGCGCGATGCCGAACGGCGTGCGCGTCCGTCAATGTCACGAGCTGCCCTGAAACCATTACAACTGCTGCTGAACTGCGAAAACGTGCCACCGCCGCTTCCCGGGGGTCGCGTGGTCCTACGTAACACGGGCCGCTTAGATGCGACCTCGCCTAGCCGTCGGTGTCGGTAACCTGTTCAGCGGAAACAACTTTCAGCAGTTTGTCGCGGGCGGCGCAAAGCCCATCTAATGCTGAATTGAAGTCAAGCGCGGCATCGGCCAGCGAGGCGCGGCCGGCTGGATGACCGTGTGCCGCCAGCACCCGTGCTGCATATCGGAGATCGGTCGTGTAATGAATGAGGTCCACGATGTAGCGGGTGGTCGCGGTCGGCGCCGCGCCTTGAGGGCGCTGGAGGTTGCTGGACATCAGGCTTGTCCAGTCTGCGATTGCGCGGCGGTCGAAACTGTACAGCCCCTCGAGCATCCAACGTCGCCACCGGGCTGGACGGCCGCTACGAGCACCGGAAGGAAGCGGTGAGGAAGCCATCAATCGAGCCTAAGAGCTCACCCAGCGTTTTTCTGGGCCCATAAGCAGCGGTCTGAAGCGGCAATCGCCCCGTAAGCCGACCTTTGCCCACCGACGCCGAGACGCCTGTTGTCACGAGACCCCGGCGGCGGTCGCGACGCGCAGCTGGTCGGCTGCCACCCTCCATTTCCGAAGTGTCTGGCCCGCTGATCGGCCGAGTAAAGAGCGCCTTCGGCGCGACTTCGTCGTGGCTTCGCCACCCTTGACACAACCGATCGCAGCGACAGGACGGCCGCATGGGGAGCGGCCCGTTAGTGGCACCGCTTTTACGAGGCGAGTGACGACAGTTTTGACGACAACGCTGACGACAGTTGCTGCCTCAACGACGTCCCCTACACGACAACTTGCGACCTATCGTGCCTGGTCACGGACTCTGCCCGCTCCTGGCAGTGTGGGGGTCAGGGGTTCGAGTCCCCTTAGCTCCACTTTTCGGAAACCTGAGGCCATTTGGTCTCGGGTTTTTGCTGTGTGTGGCCCGCCACGATCTACGCGCGGGCGGCGCGTAGATTTCTTGAGAATCGATCCCACGAGTCCAGCGCAAGCCTTCAAACGAAAGCAGTCATGTCCGAGGACGAGACCCCAGACGTTCCACCGAATCAGCTATCCATCGATCCGCGGAGCCCGTTCTACAACGAAGAGGTGCTCCTGCGCGACGTGGGTATTCGCTTCAACGGCACCGAGAAGACCAATGTCCACGAATACAACGTGGCCGAGGGTTGGGTGCGGGTCGAAGTCCCGACCGCGAAGGATCGCCGCGGAAATCCGATGGTCGTCAAGCTCAGCGGCACGGTCGAACCGTATTTCCGCTCAGCGGACTAGGGGACACCCTTGGGTTGCCGGACGACTGTTCGGCGCACTCGGTAGAAGACCCACCAGCCTCGTCGCTCACTGTCGAGCAGACCCGGCCACGCGCAGCACGCTGAGACGGCGCGATATTCACAATCATCGGCTCAGCGCACAAGCGAACACTAAGGGAGCGGATCGGTGTCCGTCGCCGTGGTAAGTCCGCTGTGCGCCGTCCGGGTGCGCTGCTCGGGGAAGCGGTGGTACAGCGCAAGCGATACGTAGACCAGGCCGACGAGAACGGGGACCTCGATGAGCGGGCCCACTACGCCGGCAAGCGCCTGCCCGGATGTCGCGCCGAAGGTCGCGATCGCCACGGCGATGGCGAGTTCGAAGTTGTTGCCCGCCGAGGTGAACGCCAGGGTAGTGGTGCGCGGGTATCCCAGCTTCAACGCGAACCCG from the Mycolicibacterium crocinum genome contains:
- a CDS encoding DUF3297 family protein, which gives rise to MSEDETPDVPPNQLSIDPRSPFYNEEVLLRDVGIRFNGTEKTNVHEYNVAEGWVRVEVPTAKDRRGNPMVVKLSGTVEPYFRSAD